A window from Opitutia bacterium ISCC 52 encodes these proteins:
- the infA gene encoding translation initiation factor IF-1, producing MANDEVIEVEGKIAAVLPGTMFRVELANGHQVLAHISGKLRKNFIKITTGDMVKMEMSPYDIDKARIVYRLRNNQIRRNAPIRSFGPRRRR from the coding sequence ATGGCGAATGATGAAGTAATTGAAGTTGAAGGTAAGATCGCGGCGGTTCTCCCGGGAACTATGTTTCGGGTTGAACTTGCAAACGGTCACCAAGTGCTTGCGCACATCTCTGGGAAGTTGAGAAAAAACTTCATTAAAATTACCACGGGCGACATGGTGAAAATGGAAATGAGCCCTTACGATATTGATAAAGCGCGCATTGTTTATCGATTGAGAAATAATCAAATTCGCCGAAACGCGCCCATTAGAAGTTTTGGCCCACGCCGTAGACGCTAG
- a CDS encoding TIGR01777 family oxidoreductase, with product MASSFTHETRIPGPVVDVFDYHRRPTALQRLTPPWEGAQIIEKVDGIEDNGTTLLRVGAGPFKTNWKAVHQDYIENRQFSDSQLSGPFKFWNHVHSFRPVSANETVLNDSIKYQLPMGALGRLFGARAVRNKLERMFSYRHTVTQNDLRHFVRFKKTSRLHVAITGGNGLIGSALAVFLSVQGHRVSILSRSGRSKVFGLRGVQWDPSKGYIDPNLGAVDAWIHLAGENLSDGRWTKNRMQAIRASRTEVTRFLSEYILSQKKAPEVFISASGTGFYGSTKTDTAESASRGKGFLAEVCESWENASDGLRAAGIRRVILRTGVVLDRNGGALEKLLPVFAAGLGGRVGKGDQFWGWIAMDDLLRIYDTAICDQAMDGVFNTVAPEVVTNAEFSKTLGGVLKRPALLPVPAIVLKAMIGRMAEEALLTGQKAIPERLEEIGFKFDFPELDLALRHCLGKY from the coding sequence ATGGCTTCTTCGTTCACACATGAGACACGCATTCCAGGACCTGTAGTTGATGTCTTTGATTATCATCGTAGGCCTACTGCTCTCCAGCGCTTAACTCCTCCCTGGGAAGGGGCTCAAATTATTGAGAAAGTAGACGGAATTGAAGATAATGGGACGACACTGCTCCGGGTCGGTGCGGGCCCTTTCAAAACAAACTGGAAAGCCGTTCATCAGGATTATATTGAAAATAGGCAGTTTTCCGATAGCCAGCTGAGTGGCCCCTTTAAGTTCTGGAACCATGTCCACTCGTTTCGTCCGGTTTCTGCAAATGAGACCGTATTGAATGACAGTATAAAATACCAACTGCCCATGGGGGCCTTAGGTCGGTTGTTCGGAGCTCGAGCTGTTCGAAACAAATTAGAGCGGATGTTCAGTTATCGGCATACCGTTACTCAAAACGATTTGCGACATTTTGTACGATTTAAGAAGACTTCGAGGCTCCATGTTGCGATCACGGGTGGGAATGGTTTAATTGGCTCCGCATTGGCTGTTTTTCTTAGTGTTCAAGGACACCGTGTTTCAATTCTCAGTCGATCTGGAAGAAGCAAGGTATTTGGTTTGAGAGGCGTCCAATGGGATCCAAGCAAGGGATACATAGATCCAAATTTGGGAGCTGTGGATGCATGGATCCATTTGGCAGGTGAAAATTTGTCAGATGGTCGGTGGACGAAAAATCGGATGCAAGCTATCAGGGCAAGTCGAACTGAAGTTACCCGATTTCTTTCTGAGTACATTCTTAGCCAAAAAAAGGCTCCTGAGGTATTTATTAGTGCTTCTGGTACTGGCTTTTATGGATCTACTAAAACAGACACTGCAGAGTCTGCATCTAGGGGCAAGGGATTCTTGGCTGAGGTTTGTGAGTCCTGGGAGAATGCTTCGGATGGACTTAGAGCTGCTGGAATTCGTCGGGTCATTCTTAGGACAGGAGTGGTGTTGGATCGGAATGGTGGAGCCCTGGAAAAATTACTTCCGGTGTTTGCGGCAGGCTTAGGAGGTCGAGTAGGGAAGGGCGACCAGTTCTGGGGATGGATTGCGATGGACGATCTTCTTAGAATCTACGATACAGCCATTTGCGATCAAGCAATGGACGGAGTCTTTAATACGGTTGCCCCTGAGGTGGTTACAAATGCGGAATTTTCTAAGACGCTCGGAGGTGTATTGAAACGTCCTGCTTTACTGCCTGTTCCCGCAATAGTTCTGAAAGCAATGATTGGCCGCATGGCTGAGGAAGCATTGCTGACAGGGCAAAAAGCCATTCCTGAGCGACTGGAGGAAATAGGCTTTAAATTCGATTTTCCGGAACTGGATTTAGCGCTCAGGCATTGCTTGGGGAAATACTAA
- a CDS encoding DUF1501 domain-containing protein: MNNDKFISRRRFLGEASCAAVGSTALLSSLLQLRMTSTAAAQEAGGDDDYKALVCLFLAGGNDSFNMLVPNNDDAYSEYKATRDNIAIDQSDLLPITTGGQNYSEFGIHPSMPELKDLYDTGDVSFVSNVGTLVQPTTKQDYNNKIALPSGLFSHSDQQIHWQTSVPQVKGASPGGWGGRTADLLMAMNEDSQVSMNISLSGVNIFQTGNEAFAYISGLNGGTEMVNYNQKYFKDAVDDLLSQEYHNLFTRTFAQNTRRFIDSSIVFKEAIEPIDISTPMPPSRLAERFRMVARSIAAQGSLNQKRQTFFVRAGGWDHHSEVNDAQTVMLAEVSQAVKYFNDALEEIGMKDKVVTFTASDFGRTLTSNGVGSDHAWGGNHFVMGGPVTGGRIFGQYPSLQLNNSLMLNRARLIPTTSVDEYSSELARWFGVSSGEMETVFPNIKNFYDPALISHPLGFLS, translated from the coding sequence ATGAACAACGATAAATTTATTTCAAGACGACGTTTTCTCGGTGAGGCCAGTTGCGCCGCAGTAGGTTCAACCGCATTACTTTCAAGTCTTCTTCAGCTTCGCATGACCAGTACGGCAGCGGCGCAAGAAGCAGGAGGCGATGATGATTACAAGGCCTTGGTCTGCTTATTCCTGGCCGGAGGTAATGATTCCTTCAATATGCTCGTTCCTAATAATGACGACGCCTACTCGGAATATAAGGCTACCAGGGATAACATAGCGATTGATCAAAGCGATCTCCTACCAATCACTACTGGCGGCCAGAATTATTCTGAATTTGGAATCCACCCGAGTATGCCGGAGTTGAAGGATCTTTACGACACCGGGGACGTTTCATTTGTATCCAACGTTGGAACTCTGGTTCAACCGACAACGAAACAGGATTACAACAACAAGATCGCTTTGCCAAGTGGACTATTCTCGCACTCAGATCAGCAGATTCATTGGCAAACCTCAGTGCCACAAGTAAAAGGTGCCAGCCCCGGTGGTTGGGGCGGCAGAACAGCTGACCTACTCATGGCGATGAATGAAGACTCACAAGTCTCCATGAATATTTCACTAAGCGGGGTAAACATCTTCCAAACAGGAAATGAAGCCTTCGCTTATATCAGTGGCCTCAATGGTGGAACCGAGATGGTTAACTATAACCAAAAGTATTTCAAAGATGCCGTGGACGACCTCTTGAGCCAAGAATACCACAATCTGTTTACAAGAACCTTTGCCCAAAACACTCGACGCTTCATTGACTCATCCATTGTATTCAAAGAAGCCATTGAGCCTATTGACATATCTACACCGATGCCTCCTTCGCGATTGGCCGAACGCTTTCGCATGGTCGCTCGCTCAATTGCAGCACAAGGATCATTAAATCAGAAACGCCAAACCTTCTTTGTAAGAGCTGGAGGATGGGACCACCACAGTGAAGTAAACGATGCACAAACAGTCATGCTTGCTGAAGTCAGCCAAGCGGTAAAGTACTTCAATGACGCGCTCGAAGAAATTGGGATGAAGGACAAGGTCGTAACATTTACCGCTTCAGATTTTGGAAGAACGCTTACTTCCAATGGGGTAGGCTCAGACCATGCCTGGGGAGGAAATCATTTTGTCATGGGAGGACCCGTCACAGGCGGTCGTATCTTTGGTCAATATCCCTCCCTTCAACTTAATAACAGTCTAATGCTCAATCGAGCACGACTGATACCAACCACTTCAGTTGATGAGTATAGCTCCGAGCTGGCACGTTGGTTCGGCGTATCTTCCGGTGAGATGGAAACCGTGTTTCCAAACATCAAGAACTTCTACGATCCAGCGTTAATAAGTCATCCCCTTGGTTTCTTATCCTAA
- a CDS encoding TRAP transporter small permease subunit, translating to MPFIEKIEAILESIGRASAWILLVLLASIVLQVGLNAISSSITWMEELQWYLYGISSMVALSYTMTGNGHVRVDVLHRRFGVRTKQVLETVWIIIALIPLYIVTLVYGWDFAIKSFSIMEGSPDPGGMPYRWIVKAFIPIASVLLMVTAILRAILIWSKPELLEETEIIHGD from the coding sequence ATGCCCTTTATCGAAAAAATTGAAGCCATTTTGGAGTCTATTGGCCGTGCGAGTGCATGGATATTGTTGGTCTTGCTCGCATCCATAGTTCTTCAGGTTGGGCTGAACGCAATCAGTAGTTCTATAACCTGGATGGAGGAACTTCAGTGGTACCTGTATGGAATTTCTTCTATGGTTGCTCTCTCTTATACCATGACTGGAAATGGGCATGTTCGCGTCGATGTCCTGCATCGTCGTTTTGGGGTACGAACAAAGCAAGTATTGGAAACAGTTTGGATCATCATTGCTCTGATTCCTCTTTATATTGTTACGCTTGTGTATGGGTGGGATTTTGCCATCAAATCCTTTTCCATAATGGAAGGAAGTCCGGATCCGGGAGGTATGCCGTATCGTTGGATTGTGAAGGCATTTATTCCAATTGCTAGCGTACTTCTTATGGTGACCGCAATTTTGAGAGCGATTTTGATTTGGTCAAAACCTGAACTTTTGGAAGAAACGGAGATCATTCATGGGGATTGA
- a CDS encoding nucleoside deaminase: MRLAYNAAIDAYKQNEVPVGAVIEYQGDVIATSHNQVEFTRDATAHAEILAITQATQKVEDWRLKDCTLYVTKEPCPMCSGAVFMARLDRVVFGVPDPKMGFLGGALDISKVQSLNHQIAVSRGILEDECKALLTQFFSEKRTS; the protein is encoded by the coding sequence ATGCGACTCGCCTACAATGCCGCAATCGATGCCTATAAACAGAATGAAGTTCCTGTGGGCGCCGTCATCGAATATCAAGGGGATGTCATCGCCACTTCACACAACCAGGTGGAGTTCACCCGAGACGCCACGGCCCATGCAGAGATTCTAGCCATTACTCAAGCCACTCAGAAGGTAGAAGATTGGCGACTCAAAGACTGCACCTTATATGTGACTAAGGAACCTTGTCCGATGTGCTCAGGCGCAGTGTTTATGGCACGATTAGATCGAGTCGTATTTGGCGTACCTGATCCCAAGATGGGATTTCTGGGAGGAGCACTCGATATTTCTAAAGTTCAATCACTCAATCACCAGATTGCAGTTAGCCGCGGCATCCTGGAGGATGAATGCAAGGCCCTCTTAACGCAGTTCTTTTCAGAAAAAAGAACCTCCTGA
- the cysK gene encoding cysteine synthase A, which produces MSLLVGNVTQSIGNTPLIKLNRIAADIPANIYVKCEFFNPLSSVKDRIGYSMIKAGEDSGHLKESSVIVEPTSGNTGIALAFVAAAKGYRLILTMPETMSMERRVLLRMLGSELVLTPGPKGMGGAIAKAKELLEDLGDEGWMPQQFENPANPEIHRLTTAEEIWNATEGKIDAFVTGVGTGGTITGVSEVIKSRKELFTVAVEPSASPVISGGQPGPHKIQGIGAGFIPSNCNTDIIDDVVQVSNDDAFNTARQLSLQEGLLVGISSGATVWSAMEVGKRPEMEGKNIVVIAASAGERYISTPLGEKAREEVAG; this is translated from the coding sequence ATGTCTTTACTCGTCGGAAATGTAACCCAATCCATTGGGAATACTCCTCTCATTAAGCTCAATCGCATCGCCGCCGATATACCGGCAAATATATATGTGAAGTGTGAGTTCTTTAATCCCTTGTCGAGCGTCAAGGACCGCATTGGCTACTCCATGATAAAAGCGGGCGAGGATTCTGGACATTTGAAGGAGAGTTCAGTTATTGTGGAGCCTACTTCAGGAAATACCGGTATTGCTTTGGCTTTTGTTGCCGCTGCAAAAGGCTACCGCCTGATACTGACCATGCCTGAGACGATGTCCATGGAGAGACGTGTTCTGCTTCGGATGCTTGGTTCAGAATTGGTGCTCACTCCAGGGCCCAAAGGAATGGGAGGCGCCATTGCGAAAGCGAAGGAGTTGCTCGAAGACTTGGGTGATGAAGGATGGATGCCTCAGCAATTTGAAAATCCAGCAAATCCGGAGATCCATCGGCTGACCACAGCTGAGGAGATTTGGAACGCAACCGAGGGTAAGATCGACGCATTTGTGACCGGAGTTGGAACGGGAGGTACGATCACTGGCGTATCTGAGGTTATTAAAAGCCGAAAAGAGCTATTCACGGTCGCGGTAGAACCTTCTGCATCGCCGGTTATTTCTGGTGGCCAGCCGGGGCCTCACAAGATTCAGGGGATTGGTGCTGGCTTTATTCCTTCTAATTGCAATACGGATATTATCGATGATGTTGTTCAGGTTTCTAACGATGACGCCTTCAATACCGCACGACAACTTTCTCTTCAGGAAGGATTGTTGGTGGGCATTTCATCAGGTGCCACGGTATGGTCTGCTATGGAAGTTGGGAAGCGTCCGGAAATGGAAGGGAAGAATATTGTCGTGATCGCCGCCAGTGCTGGTGAGCGCTACATATCGACCCCACTCGGCGAGAAAGCTCGGGAAGAAGTTGCGGGATAA
- a CDS encoding superoxide dismutase, translated as MAYELPDLGYAYDALEPHIDARTMEIHHSKHHQTYITNANGVLENNPDLASKSSDELISDLDSVPEAARTALRNNAGGHSNHSFFWKIIAPGGSSEPTGNLAAAIDAELGGLDAFKDAFAKAGATRFGSGWAWLSVKDGSLVVHSTANQDSPLMEGATPIIGLDVWEHAYYLNYQNLRPAYIGAFWNVVNWSQAEENFNAAKG; from the coding sequence ATGGCATACGAACTTCCCGATCTTGGATACGCTTATGACGCTCTCGAGCCTCATATTGACGCACGCACGATGGAAATCCATCACAGCAAACACCACCAAACTTATATCACCAATGCCAACGGTGTATTGGAAAATAACCCTGACCTCGCATCCAAATCTTCAGATGAGCTGATTTCAGATCTCGATTCAGTTCCAGAAGCAGCTCGAACAGCGCTTCGTAACAATGCGGGTGGACACAGTAATCACTCTTTCTTTTGGAAAATCATTGCTCCAGGAGGCAGTAGTGAACCGACAGGAAATCTTGCCGCTGCTATCGACGCAGAACTCGGAGGACTCGATGCCTTCAAGGATGCATTTGCTAAAGCCGGAGCGACTCGTTTCGGAAGTGGCTGGGCATGGTTAAGCGTAAAAGACGGAAGCCTCGTGGTTCATTCTACCGCCAACCAAGACTCTCCCCTGATGGAAGGAGCCACACCGATCATCGGTTTGGACGTATGGGAACATGCGTATTACCTCAACTACCAGAATCTCCGCCCGGCTTACATTGGCGCATTCTGGAATGTGGTTAACTGGAGCCAGGCAGAAGAGAATTTCAACGCTGCCAAGGGTTAA
- a CDS encoding TRAP transporter substrate-binding protein: MKYKPLLLIPLILSFSGCSNSQSNGGNDGQAQVKKRNLRLVSLQNTSTPIVGEQLIWLADSINEMASDSIQVKVYDPDKLVGAMEVLDAVSSGKVEAGYSSSGFWMGKIPAAPLFCSVPFGPDAAEYLSWFYYGNGMKLYQEMYDQHNFNVKVLLCGIIPPETSGWFANEIKSLDELQGLKMRFFGLGGDIMKKFGVAVRLLPPGEIYPALEKGVIDATEFAMPSIDEQLGFYKIAKYNYFPGWHQQATTFELLINKDVWNELAPSQQAIIENAARANIIKGIAVGEGSQGPAMRRNVERGVHQVTWPPEIIEQLRSAWEEVVGEKVTEDPYFKKVWEDLSAFRAEYKEWSSRAYTR; the protein is encoded by the coding sequence ATGAAATATAAACCTCTTCTATTGATCCCCCTCATACTTAGTTTCTCTGGCTGTTCTAACAGTCAAAGCAACGGCGGTAATGACGGCCAAGCTCAAGTCAAAAAACGGAATCTTCGCTTGGTCTCTCTTCAAAATACATCGACCCCCATTGTTGGTGAGCAACTCATTTGGCTCGCAGACAGCATTAACGAAATGGCGTCCGATAGTATCCAGGTGAAGGTGTATGATCCGGATAAATTAGTAGGGGCCATGGAAGTTTTAGATGCCGTATCATCTGGAAAGGTTGAGGCAGGTTACTCGTCATCTGGGTTCTGGATGGGAAAAATCCCAGCGGCTCCTTTGTTCTGCTCGGTTCCTTTTGGGCCTGACGCTGCTGAATATCTGTCCTGGTTCTATTACGGAAATGGGATGAAGTTGTATCAGGAAATGTATGACCAGCATAACTTCAATGTTAAGGTATTGTTATGCGGCATTATTCCTCCAGAGACCAGCGGATGGTTTGCCAACGAAATAAAAAGTTTGGATGAACTGCAGGGGCTAAAAATGCGATTCTTTGGTCTTGGTGGAGATATCATGAAGAAATTTGGTGTAGCTGTTCGTTTGCTTCCTCCAGGTGAAATTTACCCGGCATTAGAAAAGGGAGTTATTGATGCTACCGAGTTTGCCATGCCTAGTATCGATGAGCAGCTTGGTTTCTATAAGATTGCAAAGTATAATTATTTTCCAGGTTGGCATCAACAGGCAACGACCTTCGAGTTATTGATCAACAAGGACGTCTGGAATGAGCTAGCGCCCAGTCAGCAGGCCATTATTGAAAATGCTGCTCGAGCGAATATCATAAAAGGAATAGCCGTGGGAGAAGGAAGTCAGGGGCCCGCGATGAGGCGCAATGTTGAGCGAGGTGTTCACCAAGTTACTTGGCCTCCTGAAATTATTGAGCAGCTCCGCTCTGCATGGGAAGAGGTTGTGGGAGAGAAGGTCACAGAAGATCCTTATTTTAAGAAGGTCTGGGAAGATCTATCCGCTTTTCGTGCAGAATACAAAGAGTGGAGTTCGCGTGCTTACACACGTTAA
- a CDS encoding TRAP transporter large permease subunit has translation MGIENILLIILCFLFLGFLLLGVPVGFSLGGASVITTAIAVFSDQTFGTFSGIDFNVFSLVVNRIYGVMGNWALVALPMFILMGNFLGKSGLAEKLMHSLGYMSRRFPGGLALSVTLIGVLLAASTGIIGASVVLLGMVSLPVMMRAKYQKALAVGTVCGAGTLGILIPPSIMLIIMADRLQLSVGDLFLGAVVPGMLLAGLYFAFIIGYSLLKPGVAPAVELEEGEEGQGGLGALFMAIVPTLALILLVLGSIFYGFATPTEASGLGAAGAMLLAASNKRLNMKVIRESLEGTLHTMGFLFAIFIGATCFSLVLRLLGGDDLIANLVQNWDVGDYTKIAAILFVVFLLGFFLEWIEITLIILPIVGMVILKMDFSWVAEAGMDPTARPSLVWFCILFAMTLQTSFLTPPVGFALFYVKGVAPKEITIGDVYRGAVPFIILQLIALALLMMFPKLVIWLPSISY, from the coding sequence ATGGGGATTGAAAATATTCTCCTAATCATTCTTTGCTTTCTTTTTTTGGGATTCCTTCTTTTGGGAGTTCCAGTTGGTTTTTCTCTTGGTGGAGCGTCGGTTATCACCACTGCGATCGCAGTATTTTCAGATCAGACCTTCGGGACCTTTTCTGGAATTGATTTCAATGTGTTTTCATTGGTGGTGAATCGGATTTATGGTGTCATGGGGAATTGGGCACTAGTTGCTCTTCCCATGTTTATCTTAATGGGAAATTTCCTCGGTAAATCTGGGTTGGCTGAAAAATTAATGCACTCATTAGGCTATATGAGTCGGCGGTTTCCAGGAGGACTAGCACTCAGCGTGACTTTGATTGGAGTGCTTTTGGCAGCCTCAACTGGAATTATAGGAGCCAGCGTCGTTTTATTGGGAATGGTTTCGCTTCCGGTTATGATGAGGGCGAAATATCAAAAAGCCTTAGCGGTAGGTACTGTTTGTGGTGCAGGCACTTTAGGGATATTGATTCCTCCTAGCATTATGCTGATTATTATGGCGGATCGTTTGCAGCTTTCTGTTGGCGATTTGTTTTTGGGTGCAGTGGTTCCGGGTATGCTGTTGGCCGGCCTCTATTTCGCTTTTATTATTGGATACTCGTTGCTTAAACCCGGTGTTGCTCCAGCCGTGGAGCTAGAAGAAGGTGAGGAAGGTCAAGGAGGCTTAGGTGCTTTGTTTATGGCGATTGTGCCGACCTTGGCATTAATACTCCTGGTTCTGGGTAGTATTTTTTACGGATTTGCCACACCAACGGAAGCGAGTGGGTTAGGGGCTGCTGGTGCTATGTTGCTCGCTGCTTCGAATAAGAGGTTGAATATGAAAGTGATTCGAGAATCCCTTGAAGGTACTCTTCATACCATGGGATTCTTGTTTGCCATCTTTATTGGAGCTACCTGCTTTTCATTGGTGCTTCGGTTATTAGGCGGAGACGATTTGATCGCTAACTTGGTTCAGAATTGGGATGTTGGAGACTATACGAAAATTGCGGCCATATTGTTTGTTGTATTTCTTCTAGGGTTCTTTCTCGAATGGATTGAGATTACTCTCATTATTTTGCCTATTGTGGGCATGGTTATCCTTAAAATGGATTTCTCATGGGTGGCTGAAGCTGGGATGGATCCGACAGCACGTCCTTCGTTGGTCTGGTTTTGTATCCTGTTTGCCATGACGCTCCAGACTTCGTTCCTGACCCCACCGGTCGGATTTGCGCTTTTCTATGTAAAGGGAGTTGCTCCAAAGGAAATTACCATTGGCGATGTTTATCGAGGAGCCGTGCCCTTTATCATTCTCCAACTGATCGCCTTGGCTTTGCTTATGATGTTTCCAAAGCTTGTGATCTGGCTTCCAAGTATCAGCTATTAA